The Magnolia sinica isolate HGM2019 chromosome 10, MsV1, whole genome shotgun sequence genome includes a window with the following:
- the LOC131217289 gene encoding uncharacterized protein LOC131217289 produces the protein MKDSRCTMDSSEGGSRTYEKNLAEEMSELRKLTTAVMMEKCRSRNEGVVCPKPRRRHVRQCREQNDLKTGPDLSDIIIANKASPPYYSGSPPIRASNPLIQDAHFSEQRASSSILTLCAEGLDSINHKRKTSRGILSMA, from the exons ATGAAGGACTCAAGGTGTACCATGGATAGCTCAGAAG GTGGATCCAGAACATATGAGAAGAATTTGGCCGAAGAAATGAGCGAGTTGAGGAAACTGACAACAGCTGTCATGATGGAGAAATGTCGCAGCAGGAATGAAGGGGTTGTATGCCCGAAACCAAGAAGACGACATGTCAG ACAATGCAGAGAGCAGAACGATCTAAAAACTGGACCAGACCTTTCGGATATCATAATTGCAAACAAG GCTTCTCCACCCTATTATTCAGGCTCCCCTCCAATTCGTGCCAGCAACCCTCTTATCCAGGATGCCCACTTCAGCGAGCAGAGGGCGTCGAGTTCCATACTCACCCTTTGTGCCGAAGGCTTGGACAGCATCAACCACAAGCGCAAGACATCGAGGGGAATCCTGTCAATGGCATGA